In Methanomicrobia archaeon, the genomic window TTGCCGCGACCCACGGCAATCAAGTAAATAAGATAAATTCGCCATTGCTCTAAGTCGTCCGCAAGCTCGATTATCTTCGGGATTTCGTGGTAATTGTCCCGTGTAACCATCGTGAAGAACTGGGTTGCTATTCCTTCCTCTTCGCAGATTCTCCTTCCACGCATTATGCCCTCGAACGCGCCTTCCACACCGCGAAACTCGTCATGTGCCGCGCCAATCGCATCAATGCTCATTGCCGCGCGTTCCAGACCCGCTTTCTTCAACCGCTTCGCAATGTCGTGCGTCATTAACGTTCCGTTCGTCGCCATTACGACCTGTATGTCAAAAGACGATGCGTACTCGATGAGGTCATAGATGTCCGCTCTCAGCAGTGGCTCACCACCCGTGAATCCGAACTTGACCGGGCCGAGCTTGGCAGCGTCCTCAATGAGCGCGAAACCCTCTTCCGTCGTGAGCTCATCGGGATCTTCCTCGCTGATCGCGCAGTGTTTACACCGCAGGTTACATCGCTTCGTCACGGCCCATATCACCTCGCCCGGTAAATAACTGAAACAGCCCGTGCCAACCGCATCGTTCGCAAAGATCTCATCCTTATGCAGCGCTATCCACGACTTCAGCTCTTCGTTTGACATTATTTCCTTTTTACAAAAACATCCATAAAAACCTATTACGTTCTGTTCATATTCAGAAACGAATACGACATGTCACGGCGTGGGCCGAACGCGAATAGGTTGGGGTTCACACATAAACCCATCTGCAGACCTTCCGCTCCACACGGTCGATGAGGACATAAACGCCGAAGCCGAGCAGCGCCATTGTAACGATGGCAGCGTACAAATCAGGGTAATTCGCTCTGCTCCAGGCGTCCATGATCAAATAGCCCAAGCCTCGAGTCGTTGCGAACGACTCCACGAAGAAGAGCACTGCGATTGACGTTCCCACACTTATCCGCATTGCAGTAAGGATCTTCGGGAAACACGCAGGTAAAATGACGTGCTTGTAAATCTCTTTCTTACTCGCACCTAGGGAGAGCATGGGATAGATGTAATTCCCGCTTATGTTCCGCGATGCGTCACGCGTCGTCACGAGGATCTGGAAGAAGACGATCAGCGCGATCATTATTATCTTTGACAAATCGCCGATGCCGAAGAGGAGGATGATCACGGGCAGCAAGACGATATGCGGGATTGGATACAGCATATAGATGAGGGGCGCGACGAATTTATCCACGCGTCGCTCGTGACTCAGCAATCCGATAGGAACCGCGAGTGAAAAGGCCAGCGCGATTCCGTAGCCAATCCTGAACGCGCTAATAAGCAGGTGCGAGATAAAATCGCTCTTCAGCCCGGCTATTAAGGCAAAGAGCACGGTC contains:
- a CDS encoding ABC transporter permease, which gives rise to MQGSKAELRWWSYLITALAIYGLWHVLAVILDSIALPTPLTVLFALIAGLKSDFISHLLISAFRIGYGIALAFSLAVPIGLLSHERRVDKFVAPLIYMLYPIPHIVLLPVIILLFGIGDLSKIIMIALIVFFQILVTTRDASRNISGNYIYPMLSLGASKKEIYKHVILPACFPKILTAMRISVGTSIAVLFFVESFATTRGLGYLIMDAWSRANYPDLYAAIVTMALLGFGVYVLIDRVERKVCRWVYV
- a CDS encoding radical SAM protein, which encodes MSNEELKSWIALHKDEIFANDAVGTGCFSYLPGEVIWAVTKRCNLRCKHCAISEEDPDELTTEEGFALIEDAAKLGPVKFGFTGGEPLLRADIYDLIEYASSFDIQVVMATNGTLMTHDIAKRLKKAGLERAAMSIDAIGAAHDEFRGVEGAFEGIMRGRRICEEEGIATQFFTMVTRDNYHEIPKIIELADDLEQWRIYLIYLIAVGRGKQISDACLSTAENLQFFKDMVTRQKEAKTWLKPICNPQYWAYLKEAGLVDGREGLEFTGCTAGITRFHIFPNGDVTPCAYLPAKAGNLRESSFLEIVRNSEMFKALRARALKGQCATCKHKQICGGCRSRAYGVTGDYLAEDPVCPLVNGWHV